In Clostridium sp. DL-VIII, the following proteins share a genomic window:
- a CDS encoding RyR domain-containing protein gives MENKNTKIVVSGDISVDLLQWITHPENNEGMNWQGYPNMHSTLKNGEGLLLAKFISLATEATVLSPKLHDIELILPGEFLNSTLELELFPMFNKSDKKKVYRVSRFMGFTGPISGMPKSLPIIDDDPDVDMIVLDDENNGFNSNKEFWPLALKENNTAPIILYKTNNPIDSNELWQHLQKHHNENTIVIINSDDLRSKGVNISKSLSWEKTAQDFIWQINNNPNLTFLANCRHLIIPFGLEGTIYYRNEGVAETKLYFLPYEFEGGFIKDYQGKMYGLTSCFVSGLASAIVSGKEEDEELKESISRGISKGIVLAQKYFIYGFGEDPQRSSFPNPLIFTEDEKDFVREDYVQDVKVPNRNNADCRACWYILKDKSSTNLAEIAYDIVKNGVKNALNTIPIARFGNLATVDKAEIESYRSIKNLMLEYISTKNTVRPLSIAVFGTPGSGKSFGIVEIANSIASNLIKKLDFNLSQFSSSLDLANAFHKVRDVVLEGKIPLVFFDEFDSALGEKLGWLKYFLAPMQDGVFRVGDSVHPIGKAIFVFAGGTSSTFKDFSGEDIKDEEEQKKFLIEFKGAKGPDFISRLRGYVNILGPNQTDDKWDHLFMIRRAMLLRSLLERKVPHLINENGEAQIDNGVLRALLKIKRYKHESRSMEAILEMSMLTNAKKWEQSDLPSKEQLELHVDEEQFLRHLMHDAFYSEKIEELAAAIHQKDVFLNEENKHADEKFMSTWSKLSEEVKNYYRDQAKHIPNSLLKINYDVVSVNGELEVLEFTQKEIEILAENEHNYWYEYRKKIGWKCSSAKDNENKEIPDLVNWSSLSQEKKNKAYEMVKCWPEILAKSNFKIERLKYLCYCETKL, from the coding sequence ATGGAGAATAAGAATACAAAAATTGTTGTGTCAGGCGATATTAGTGTAGATTTATTGCAATGGATAACCCATCCAGAAAATAACGAAGGAATGAATTGGCAAGGCTATCCCAATATGCATAGTACATTAAAAAATGGAGAGGGGCTGCTCTTAGCTAAGTTTATATCTTTAGCAACGGAAGCTACTGTACTTTCACCCAAATTACATGATATAGAATTAATTTTGCCAGGAGAATTTCTTAATTCTACTTTAGAACTAGAGCTTTTTCCGATGTTTAATAAAAGTGATAAGAAGAAGGTTTATAGAGTTAGTCGTTTTATGGGTTTCACAGGACCTATATCAGGAATGCCTAAATCACTCCCAATTATAGATGATGATCCAGATGTTGATATGATTGTATTAGATGATGAAAATAATGGATTTAATTCTAATAAGGAGTTTTGGCCCTTGGCTCTAAAAGAAAATAATACAGCGCCAATAATATTGTATAAGACTAATAATCCAATAGACTCAAATGAGCTTTGGCAACACTTACAAAAACATCATAATGAAAATACAATAGTTATTATAAATAGTGATGACCTGCGTTCAAAGGGAGTGAATATAAGTAAGAGTCTTTCCTGGGAAAAGACAGCTCAGGATTTCATCTGGCAGATTAATAATAATCCTAATCTTACATTTTTAGCAAACTGCCGTCATCTTATAATTCCCTTTGGACTTGAAGGGACTATATATTATAGAAATGAAGGTGTAGCTGAAACTAAATTATATTTTTTGCCTTATGAATTTGAAGGCGGATTTATTAAAGATTATCAAGGTAAAATGTATGGGCTTACTTCATGCTTTGTTTCAGGGCTTGCAAGTGCAATTGTTTCTGGAAAGGAAGAGGATGAGGAATTAAAAGAATCAATAAGCAGAGGGATAAGCAAAGGAATTGTTTTAGCTCAAAAGTATTTTATTTATGGATTTGGTGAAGATCCTCAAAGATCAAGCTTTCCTAATCCTTTGATATTTACTGAAGATGAGAAGGATTTTGTAAGAGAAGATTACGTGCAGGATGTAAAAGTTCCTAATAGAAATAATGCTGATTGCCGTGCTTGTTGGTATATATTAAAGGATAAGAGCTCCACAAACCTAGCAGAAATAGCTTATGATATAGTGAAAAATGGTGTAAAGAATGCACTTAATACTATACCTATAGCGCGATTTGGAAATTTAGCTACAGTTGATAAAGCTGAAATAGAAAGTTATAGAAGCATTAAAAATCTCATGCTGGAATATATTTCTACAAAAAATACAGTTCGTCCTCTTTCTATAGCTGTATTTGGTACACCAGGTTCGGGAAAATCATTTGGTATAGTAGAAATTGCTAATAGCATTGCGTCAAATCTAATTAAAAAATTAGATTTTAATCTGTCTCAGTTCAGTTCATCACTAGATCTAGCTAATGCCTTTCATAAGGTGAGAGATGTTGTATTAGAAGGTAAAATACCATTGGTGTTTTTTGATGAGTTTGATTCTGCACTTGGTGAGAAATTAGGATGGTTAAAGTATTTCTTAGCTCCAATGCAGGATGGTGTATTTAGAGTGGGAGATTCTGTTCATCCAATAGGAAAAGCTATTTTTGTATTTGCTGGAGGAACAAGTAGCACCTTTAAGGATTTCAGTGGAGAAGATATCAAAGATGAAGAAGAACAAAAGAAATTTTTGATTGAATTTAAAGGAGCTAAGGGACCAGATTTTATAAGCCGCTTGAGAGGATATGTAAATATCTTAGGACCTAATCAAACTGATGATAAATGGGATCATTTATTTATGATAAGAAGGGCAATGCTGCTTAGATCTTTATTAGAGAGAAAAGTACCTCATCTTATAAATGAAAATGGAGAAGCACAAATTGATAACGGAGTACTGAGAGCCCTGCTTAAAATTAAAAGATATAAACATGAATCGAGGTCTATGGAAGCTATACTCGAAATGAGTATGTTAACCAATGCGAAAAAGTGGGAGCAATCAGATTTACCTTCAAAAGAACAATTAGAATTACATGTTGATGAAGAGCAGTTTTTACGTCATTTAATGCATGATGCATTTTATAGCGAGAAAATTGAAGAGCTTGCAGCAGCTATTCATCAAAAAGATGTATTCTTAAATGAAGAAAACAAGCATGCTGATGAGAAGTTTATGAGTACATGGAGTAAATTAAGTGAAGAAGTTAAGAACTATTATCGAGATCAGGCTAAACATATACCTAATTCTTTGCTAAAAATAAATTATGATGTTGTTTCTGTAAATGGAGAATTAGAAGTTTTAGAATTTACGCAAAAGGAAATAGAGATATTAGCAGAAAATGAGCATAATTATTGGTATGAGTACAGAAAGAAAATAGGCTGGAAATGCAGTAGCGCTAAAGACAATGAAAATAAAGAGATTCCTGATTTAGTTAACTGGAGCAGTCTGTCACAGGAAAAGAAGAATAAAGCTTATGAAATGGTTAAGTGCTGGCCGGAAATTCTAGCTAAATCAAACTTTAAGATAGAGAGACTTAAATATTTATGTTACTGTGAAACTAAGCTGTAG
- a CDS encoding MFS transporter has translation MKRTSRIKLRNILITVALGSFMSQIDNSIVNVSLPVIQKDFNISLTLTEWVVTAYLITISSMLLLCGKLADAFGRKRIFVTGLSMFTVGSLICGLSGNIYILILGRITQAVGGAMIISSGPAISTHAAEEKDRGKALSVTAVSIAIALCLGPLLGGILTAAFGWNSIFFVNIPVGLIAIFLAVRNIEKDEPQTTNALFDWKGGALFILSLWLILIPLDTVGESYMPTGLFSGLLAAGVILCFLFVLYERKQSNPILRITLFRSRIFVYNGIAAMLNFTAMYIFIFLLPFYLETFRHFATVQTGLLYLPMPLAFMVAAPISGSLSDRIGSRGLCIAGMGIMGAALLLMGFLGQNTGLPYLVFVVALIGIGYGMFQTPNNSAVLGSVPDADRGVTSGTLSTMKNIGMILGVTVSGALFTALQALGKQNATAQELSAQAIESQSFTFALHITFFVAMVIALLAMVACIPTKMHDMGKQ, from the coding sequence ATGAAACGTACTTCACGTATAAAACTACGAAACATTTTGATTACCGTTGCGTTGGGCAGTTTTATGAGCCAAATCGACAACAGCATAGTAAACGTGTCATTACCGGTAATTCAAAAAGATTTTAACATTTCTCTTACATTGACCGAATGGGTGGTTACTGCATACCTCATTACTATCAGTAGTATGCTATTGCTCTGCGGAAAACTGGCGGATGCCTTTGGGCGAAAACGGATTTTTGTAACAGGACTGTCGATGTTTACGGTGGGCTCGCTGATATGCGGGCTATCTGGTAATATCTACATATTGATTTTGGGGCGTATCACACAAGCAGTAGGCGGGGCCATGATAATTTCATCTGGACCGGCAATTTCCACTCATGCTGCCGAGGAGAAAGACCGCGGCAAAGCACTTAGCGTGACGGCTGTCTCCATCGCTATCGCCCTTTGCCTCGGCCCGCTTCTTGGTGGCATATTGACTGCTGCATTCGGCTGGAATAGCATCTTCTTTGTCAATATTCCAGTAGGCTTGATTGCTATCTTTTTGGCTGTTCGCAACATTGAAAAGGACGAGCCACAGACAACAAATGCACTGTTCGACTGGAAAGGCGGAGCTTTGTTTATTTTGTCTCTGTGGCTGATTTTAATCCCGCTTGATACGGTAGGAGAATCCTATATGCCTACTGGATTGTTTAGCGGATTGTTGGCTGCCGGAGTCATACTTTGTTTTCTATTCGTGCTTTATGAACGCAAACAGTCGAACCCTATTTTGCGCATCACCCTGTTTCGCAGCCGAATATTTGTTTACAATGGAATAGCGGCAATGCTTAATTTTACAGCTATGTACATTTTTATCTTTCTTTTGCCGTTCTATCTTGAAACTTTTCGGCACTTTGCTACGGTTCAAACAGGCCTTTTGTATTTGCCTATGCCTCTCGCCTTTATGGTTGCGGCTCCGATCAGCGGTTCTCTATCCGACCGAATCGGCAGCCGTGGACTTTGTATTGCGGGCATGGGGATTATGGGTGCCGCTTTATTGCTGATGGGCTTTCTTGGACAGAATACTGGGTTGCCTTATCTGGTCTTTGTGGTAGCTCTGATCGGGATTGGGTATGGTATGTTTCAAACGCCCAACAACAGTGCTGTTCTAGGAAGCGTTCCCGACGCGGACAGAGGGGTAACATCCGGCACACTTTCCACCATGAAAAACATTGGTATGATTCTGGGCGTAACCGTATCAGGGGCCTTGTTCACAGCATTACAAGCTTTGGGAAAACAGAATGCAACAGCACAAGAGCTGAGTGCTCAAGCTATTGAAAGCCAATCGTTTACTTTTGCCCTGCATATCACATTTTTCGTTGCGATGGTCATTGCCTTGCTAGCGATGGTTGCCTGCATTCCGACAAAAATGCACGACATGGGCAAACAGTAA
- a CDS encoding class I SAM-dependent methyltransferase, producing MSYNPEIPKNRYDNYGDLEWNRLEKDGHGELLYHVHFDILKRYINQDYKVLEIGAGSGRYTKDIVKMCNELTVGDISVHQIEFNKSKMKELSLFDKIKMFCVLDVLNMGIFEDSSFDCIVCIGGVINYLLDKEKDGINEMLRVLKPGGTLIVGAMSFIGASLYYLDGIRYEKDQFGIEATKWIFNTGIQDEEHYPVPSKHYVHMMRSSEMDALFADFPVTIKERSSAGLFTQAGDSALEDSRQDKEFWKLIIEKEIAFTKMQGTLDCGMNIIYVLEKNK from the coding sequence ATGAGTTACAACCCTGAAATTCCAAAAAACAGATATGATAATTATGGAGATCTTGAATGGAATCGTCTTGAAAAAGACGGACACGGAGAACTTCTTTACCATGTGCATTTTGATATATTAAAGCGTTATATTAATCAGGATTACAAGGTTTTAGAAATAGGTGCTGGTTCTGGGCGATACACTAAAGATATTGTGAAGATGTGTAATGAACTAACTGTAGGAGATATTTCTGTACATCAGATAGAATTTAATAAATCGAAAATGAAAGAACTTTCATTGTTTGATAAAATTAAGATGTTTTGTGTATTAGATGTGCTGAATATGGGGATTTTTGAAGATTCCTCTTTTGATTGCATTGTTTGTATTGGTGGAGTAATAAACTATCTTTTAGATAAGGAAAAAGATGGCATAAATGAAATGCTAAGAGTTCTAAAGCCTGGCGGAACATTGATTGTAGGTGCTATGAGTTTTATCGGAGCATCACTATATTATTTAGATGGCATTAGGTATGAAAAAGATCAATTTGGCATTGAAGCTACAAAGTGGATATTTAATACAGGTATTCAAGATGAAGAGCACTATCCTGTCCCAAGTAAGCACTATGTCCATATGATGAGAAGTTCAGAAATGGATGCACTATTTGCCGACTTTCCTGTTACTATAAAAGAGCGAAGTTCTGCTGGATTATTTACACAAGCTGGCGATTCTGCATTAGAAGATTCTAGACAAGATAAAGAATTTTGGAAACTCATTATAGAAAAAGAAATTGCTTTCACTAAAATGCAAGGAACGCTAGACTGTGGAATGAATATCATTTATGTGTTAGAAAAAAATAAATAA
- a CDS encoding TetR/AcrR family transcriptional regulator, with the protein MSEARPIRRPRQSRGIASRSKIVDAAFKIFQEKGYYGTNTEDIAKAANVSIGCLYSYFKDRDDLFHEILNQRNQIFLQLFPSESVTIKSKEDIREWLKKQIIRVAEFQKSYQRIYTDVRSLSYSSTVISHILTEQRNHRLHVAIEFFNTHKQLLKVEDIEAAAILFCNLISVTTEQIAFRENDISEDRILQAGVDALMAYLFDLT; encoded by the coding sequence ATGAGTGAAGCAAGACCCATCCGCAGACCCAGACAGTCCAGAGGAATCGCATCCCGATCAAAAATCGTTGATGCTGCCTTTAAAATATTTCAGGAAAAGGGATATTACGGCACCAACACCGAAGACATTGCAAAAGCCGCTAATGTTTCCATTGGATGCCTGTATTCATACTTCAAGGATCGGGACGATTTGTTCCATGAGATACTTAACCAGAGGAATCAGATTTTCCTTCAACTGTTTCCTTCCGAATCAGTCACGATAAAATCAAAAGAAGATATCCGCGAGTGGTTGAAAAAGCAGATCATCAGAGTGGCCGAATTTCAAAAAAGTTACCAACGGATCTATACAGACGTTCGTTCCCTTTCTTATTCTTCCACGGTGATTTCACATATTCTTACAGAGCAGCGAAACCACCGTCTCCATGTAGCAATAGAGTTTTTCAATACACATAAACAACTCCTCAAAGTGGAAGATATAGAAGCGGCTGCGATTCTGTTCTGTAATCTTATTTCTGTCACCACAGAGCAAATTGCATTCCGAGAAAACGATATCTCGGAAGATCGGATTTTGCAGGCTGGAGTTGATGCCTTGATGGCGTATCTGTTTGATTTGACGTAA
- a CDS encoding MATE family efflux transporter: MVRLLNKKYLKEINTIAIPVIFSNVSAILLGLVDQAIVGRISIYAYAGVGLVTTIINSLIGVLGNIAIGYNILGAKSNGAKDNNDINQKFNVTIVINIVIGLVLFLLIDIFSRTILNSFFGLDGQTLIEATNFLKVFSLTIGLNLILFTFSALFKIYKRTSNIFMVSIIINIINVLLDYILVFGKLGFPKLGSIGAATGTVASLLINVIIYYLLARKYVTLNFKVSNFIEECKNLITLSLPLMGQEVFQDLIFVCGINMIVSRIGIIELSTYTLLLNVINLLLMPMFAYSSTNMTLVSESLGKKDISNCNRITNLCLFMTLTIFLASFLFVAAFKNDIPALITSDSDLINSCNNYIIFAVGIQLFCILQTMYKFSLQSINLEKWVFKYSLGINIITVILFIILSFKLKLYGIYIGFLINYIVLTVVFYKKYRKEIMKLT, from the coding sequence ATGGTTAGATTATTAAATAAGAAATATTTAAAAGAAATTAATACTATAGCCATTCCTGTAATATTTTCTAATGTATCTGCTATATTATTAGGACTCGTAGATCAAGCGATTGTAGGGAGAATTTCCATTTACGCATATGCAGGTGTAGGTCTTGTTACAACTATAATTAACAGTTTAATTGGAGTATTAGGAAATATTGCGATTGGATATAATATTTTGGGTGCCAAAAGTAATGGGGCTAAAGATAATAATGATATAAATCAAAAATTTAATGTAACAATAGTTATAAATATAGTTATTGGGTTAGTTCTATTTTTATTAATAGACATTTTTAGTAGGACAATATTAAATTCTTTTTTTGGATTGGATGGACAAACTTTAATTGAAGCAACTAACTTTTTAAAAGTGTTTAGTCTTACAATAGGATTAAATCTAATTTTATTCACATTTTCTGCTCTATTTAAAATTTATAAGAGAACATCTAACATTTTTATGGTTTCTATAATTATTAATATAATAAATGTTTTGTTAGACTATATTTTAGTTTTCGGTAAATTAGGATTCCCAAAGTTAGGTTCAATAGGAGCAGCTACTGGAACTGTTGCATCTCTTTTAATAAATGTTATTATATATTATTTATTAGCTAGAAAATATGTAACATTAAATTTTAAAGTATCTAATTTTATTGAAGAGTGTAAAAATTTAATTACATTGTCATTACCATTAATGGGACAAGAAGTTTTCCAGGACTTAATTTTTGTTTGTGGTATTAATATGATAGTTTCTAGAATAGGAATTATTGAATTATCAACATATACACTATTATTGAATGTTATCAATTTACTTTTGATGCCTATGTTTGCTTATTCAAGTACAAATATGACATTGGTTAGTGAATCATTGGGAAAGAAGGATATAAGCAATTGCAATAGAATAACAAATTTATGTTTATTCATGACATTAACCATCTTCTTAGCATCATTTTTATTTGTAGCTGCTTTTAAGAATGATATTCCTGCATTAATAACATCTGATTCAGACTTAATTAACAGTTGTAATAACTATATTATTTTTGCAGTTGGAATACAATTGTTTTGCATATTGCAAACAATGTATAAATTTAGTTTGCAATCTATAAATCTTGAGAAGTGGGTGTTTAAATATAGTTTGGGTATAAATATAATAACAGTAATATTATTTATAATACTTTCATTTAAGTTAAAGTTATACGGTATATATATAGGTTTTTTAATTAATTATATTGTACTAACTGTTGTGTTTTATAAGAAATATAGAAAAGAAATTATGAAATTAACTTAA
- a CDS encoding NUDIX hydrolase has translation MKEINMLKFDDNVKVHYTNKKISLAKEYSKRVQSHWESLLNTGKKLFNGDVFTIYKIKINGSEIHIYVGLTNYAHFLYTMHKNNYEDDDCRIIHTSVLIETIDNKFAIGEMNECTAFPFKLQFIGGGIDKEDISGEFLNLEHNIKKEILEELGIQIENKDIVKKLKPCYLKSGGKRNFLSAIFKLDLLINEEELAELLNIHNKDLELKMEMQEIRNLIFINSDKESIREFVTTDKRERDENLIATLEAAVGIRTVSDYYSVLN, from the coding sequence ATGAAAGAAATTAATATGTTAAAGTTCGATGATAATGTAAAAGTACATTACACAAATAAAAAAATATCCTTAGCAAAAGAATATAGTAAAAGAGTCCAAAGTCATTGGGAAAGCCTTTTAAACACCGGGAAAAAACTTTTTAATGGTGATGTATTTACAATTTATAAAATAAAGATTAATGGAAGTGAAATACATATTTACGTTGGATTAACTAACTATGCACATTTTTTATATACAATGCATAAAAATAATTATGAAGATGATGATTGTAGAATTATCCACACTTCTGTACTGATTGAAACTATTGATAATAAGTTTGCTATTGGAGAAATGAACGAATGCACAGCTTTTCCTTTCAAATTACAATTTATTGGTGGTGGAATTGATAAAGAGGATATTAGCGGGGAATTTTTAAATTTGGAGCATAACATAAAAAAAGAAATTTTAGAAGAGCTAGGAATACAGATAGAAAATAAAGATATTGTAAAAAAACTGAAACCTTGTTATTTGAAAAGTGGTGGAAAAAGAAATTTTTTATCAGCTATTTTTAAACTTGACTTATTGATAAATGAAGAGGAACTTGCTGAACTCTTAAATATACATAATAAAGATTTAGAACTAAAAATGGAAATGCAAGAAATAAGGAATTTAATTTTTATCAATTCTGATAAAGAATCTATAAGAGAATTTGTTACCACTGATAAAAGAGAGAGAGATGAAAATCTAATTGCAACATTAGAGGCTGCAGTTGGAATAAGAACAGTTTCAGATTATTATAGTGTTCTGAATTAA
- a CDS encoding helix-turn-helix domain-containing protein, translating to MIQISNNHEECYMKEKCAKYEKCPMVLVQNIVSGKWKILILWYLSYSTLRFSDLQRKLPNVSQKVLSRQLRSMEEDNIIHREVYAVVPPKVEYSLTEVGKKLIPILEMMHTFGAEYLEEGLNK from the coding sequence ATGATTCAAATATCAAATAATCATGAAGAATGCTATATGAAAGAAAAATGTGCTAAATACGAAAAATGCCCAATGGTTTTGGTTCAAAATATAGTCTCTGGAAAGTGGAAAATATTGATTTTATGGTACTTAAGCTATAGTACCCTTAGATTCAGTGACCTTCAGAGAAAATTACCTAATGTTTCTCAAAAAGTGTTATCAAGGCAGTTAAGAAGTATGGAAGAGGATAATATTATACATAGAGAGGTGTATGCTGTTGTTCCACCTAAAGTTGAATATAGCTTAACAGAAGTTGGCAAGAAATTAATTCCTATTTTAGAGATGATGCATACCTTTGGAGCTGAATATCTAGAAGAAGGACTTAATAAATAA